cataaaaaaaattactctAAAAGCGATCACCAAATACGAGCAAAAGTTTATTGCTCGCTCTTTCTGATTTGCATATCAATTTCGCAGCTCTAAAAATACATATGACCGGTGGTAGGAAACTCCAAAAATATGTGTGTCGGAAATAGGCTGTAAAGTCGCCAAATTGatgccaaacaaataaattatgtgtcgtaaacaaacaacatttgaCTGAGTCATGGTACTAAATAGTAAACAAAGATAAAACCTTTTACTTTCCCACCCAACACAAGCAATATTTGGTTTACGGTAGTACGTTTGACTTATTGGTGCTGTTTGAGCTTTTGAATTGGCGCTCATGAGCGTTACGTTTTTCCACACTGTTGGAAAGTAGAAGTATTGGGCAAATAGCAGCGGCTATCGATATATACGAAATAACCATTAGGGATCATTTGTagtacattttatatagtagTAAAATTATCTGATGGGTAAATTTAACCAATTTTATCTATAGAGGTAGTTGCTCGTtcttattataaaatgtaaaaagataacaaataaagaaagaaaaatcattttaaaaaataccggCTTTTGGGAAATTTCCCTAAAGTGTTACCAACTGGtgtcaatataaataatagtatattttgcacataaAACATTAGTatatattaacatttaatttgcggTCACATTGCTAACATCATTTCAATAAGTTTGGGCGTTGTTTTGTCGCTGTTTTTGTGTTATCAATATTAagatataaatttattgaattccatttaatttttacacaATAACAATGCAAACGCTGGCATCCATCACTGTACTGCTGCTAATCGCAGCATTAATACACGAAGGTAGGCATCTGATTCACCACAAAAAgtaaacagaagaagaagcagcagcaacattgtaCTAATTGATATTTGTTATGCTGTCGTAGGTGCTGCCATTTGGTGTTATCGCTGCACATCGGCCACGCCCGGCTGTGCCGAAAAGTTCAATTGGCGCGGCATTGGCTTCCTGGGCGAACAATGCCCCGAGAGCGACGACATTTGTGTCAAGCTGACGGAACGTCGTGGCACCCAGGAGACCATAACACGTGATTGCCTCAGCGCCTTGAAGTTCCGCCGCGACATACCAGCCGACAAATACGAGGGATGCCGACCGGCCTCTCAGGATCTCATCCTGGCCAATTATGTCAATCACACGATCAAGGAGCACGATGTGAAACGTGATTATTTCACAGATACGACATACTGCTTCTGCTTCCTCGATCATCGCTGCAATGGTGTCAGCGGTCTAAAGAGTTCTCTCTTGGCTAGCGTTGCAGCTCTGTTGCTGGTCATCTTTAGCACATTCCAATCGAATTGAATCTTACTTGGAGCATCAAGTACCTTTTATAAGTGCCTTAGCATTAACGACAGTTGAATCTTATACTCGAATCTCGTCCAAACAAAACATTCCGTCCACACTTTTGATAAGCAATTTACACTCAACTCCCATCAACGGGTtggtttacaatttttttcaacTACTTATGTATTACACtttatacaattaaatagaaaggaaaaacaaatcaatgaAATCGTTCCACTCAGTCCAGGCACTTGGGCGGCTGCTTTGGCCCGCGATAGTCATAAGTGGCCACCTCGGGATGCGACTCCAGATGTTCAGCATAGACTTCAGCCAAACGCAAACACTCAGCAACGGACAACTCGAAGGGACGCAGCGTATCCACTACATCGGCTTGTTCAAAGAGTTTATTAGTGGTTTCCTCACGCATCTCGGGCGGGAACAAGGTGCTGTAGCCACGGCGACAATATTTCTGGCGCATGCTGAAAATGTGGCGCACTACGCGCTCCACCAACGCAAACGGCAACTCTGTCTTGGGCTGCTTGAGCGGGATGAGCTTGACAACACCCACATCAACTTGTGGCTTGGGTACAAACGCCTTGCCCGGTATAATGAACTTGAGCACCGGTTCCGTCCAAATTTGTGACATGATGGAAAGCCGTGAACGCTGCTCGCTGCCCAGATCGGCGCAAATACGCTCGGCCACCTCCTTCTGGAAGGTGAGCGTCATGCAAGTGTCGTTGCGTCGAAAGGCGCCACGTCTGGCTGCCACATCGGCATACCAATTGATGAGCAGGCGCGTCGAAATTGCAAACGGGAGGTTTCCAATCAAATGGATACGCTGCTCGGTGTCCGGCACATGTTGTTCGATGTTAAATCGTAAGATGTCTTCGTAGTAAATATCCATTTGCAAGTCGAGTGGACGCGCACACTCCTTAAGCAGCTGCAGCGTGCCCGTGAAGCGTTCATCCTTCTCGACCAGCATCAGGCGTTGTGGCTGCCGGCGAAGAATGGAGCGTGTGATGCCGCCTGGACCGGGACCCACTTCGAGAACAATATCACGCGGATCAATGCGGCCAGCAGATTTGACAATCTTGTCCGTCAATCGCTCATCCATGAGAAAGTTCTGGCTGAGCTGCTTCATGGCCTGCAGCTTGTAGAGTTTAACTAACTCCCGAATGGTGGGCAACGGTGGCAAACGCACACCGCTGTTGAGGATGCGTGCGGCGGCTTGAGACATCTGTAATGTTGTAAAAAGTGTTAATTAGTACTCCAACGGTTCTAAGAGACAAGTACTCACTTTATAATTGGTGCAACGATTTCAGTGTGTTGTagaaaatgaatgaagaaaaaacgCTTAAGGACTAAAGGACTAAGAGTAGACAACAATTGATGGGCACTTTAGTTGGTTGTCACTTTCTTGGGCTCCTCGAAATCGTCGAGGAACTTCTCCTGCTGCACCGAGAATATCGAATAGCCGTAAATGGCCACCACAGACAGTCCCAAAGCGCCGGCAGTGAGGAGGTTATTGCGTCGCACGCGCTTCAATTTCTGCACACGATCAAGGTTTTGCTCCTCGATCAGTTTCATGAACTGCAGTTGGGCTCTGTCTAGCTTTGGTGCGGATTCGCCGTACTTTATTTTGGGTGCTTGATCCGATGCCGACATTATTACTTAATTCAGATTACGTTTGTTATGAGCGCCTGCTTGATTTGTGATTGAAATTTTTCGGCAAAACTTATGAAATCCCTCACATCAGCGATGGGGAATGAAACAtcgataacaaaaacaatatatcgatatttatatCTTATTTGAAAACTTCGATTTTCTATTGTCAACATTGGTTGTTCATCGTCAAATAACTATTAGGCAAATAAATCGGCACATCTTTTATAccaaagttaaaaataaataaagtctAAATCTTGAATGCCCGTATAAATTAAAGTCTTTAATCTCCAAAATATACTCAATATAATTAGagaaagcaaaagcgaaaaatgGACTCGAATTCAGCTATCGATACTATATCAAGTCAACATGTTGCCAACTATCATTTGTTGCTTGCTCGCAGCTTTAGCTTAGCTATGTGTTGCACAATGTTGCCAAGAGTGTGACTAGAGTTCATGGAATGTTGAGCAACATGTGCACGATGCCATGCAACATAGTATCTGGCGTTTTTGGGGCTCGAGTGCAACGTTAAACGCGCCGAGTGAAGCAGTTCGTGGAGTTAGTGGAGCTGCGTGGTAGCATTGTTATTTGTGTTCCGCCGAGTGCTATAATAATTTTACTAAGTGGGAGCTGGAATATTGCCTGCCTGCCACTGCTAAGCAAAATAGCAGCGTGGAAATCAATTCAAAACTAGACCAGCCAATTTTACAAAGTGCGTAATAAGAAACGAATATCGAATTCTAAACAGAATGTACATTACTCATTGTACtgaataataattgcaaagcAATTACAAATTCAGACATAAACATATTGAATGTACAAATCTATCATATATACTGTGTGTGAATAGATATTACTTAATTGAGGAAATGAAAGTAAAGCCCAGCTCAAATGTTGatataaaaatttggttgcgtgTTTTTAAATCCAAGCTGgaaaaaatgtataacaaaaaaacaacaaagcaacaacaaaagcaaaacaaacgcGTAATTGCAGAAATCAGCTGTGTACCTacagcacacatacacacacacacacgaggcACGAGAAGAGacagcacaacaaaacaacgcACGATTCGTGCTCCACTTGAACGCCAACAGTAAACCCTCGCCGTCTCTCCTTCAACCTATGCTCGACTCATCAAAGTGACTGAACGAACAGCTGGTACTgcgctctcttgctctctcgtTTTGTTGACGTTGGGCACCCTCTCTCTGACTTTAGGCTTTTGTCTTTATTTGGctcgtttttcattttgttttgattccgCAGCTCAACGAACTTGTCAACGCTTCTATACTCTTTCTTGAGATAATTTCGATTACGAGTCGTGCAAAAAAGGGTGAAGCGCTAATAATTGataaaagtaattaattgCTAATTGTTGCgtgttattttatatgttcaattattgttttgcactgaacaataacaaaaaacaacagtaGTTGGAGCAAAGAGTATGGAGAGTGCGACTCGCCGATAAACTTGGAAAATGcgcaacaaatttttgtagcaGCAGTGCTTGAAGAATTGCATAAAGTTTTGAAATTCACAcaagaaaaattatatcttttaCACTTGCAGCAGTCAAAACGCCGTCCACAATTTaacaaacaacataaaaaataaacgagtaattaaataataatattcgtAATACGTAATAAACCGTAACTAGTAACGCATcatatatacaaaaagtaCACATGGCGTTCATTTCGAAAGATTTTCGCTCACCTGGCGAGGCTTGGGTCAAGACCGAGGAGGGCTGGGAGCGCAAAAAGGTGCTCGAATGCGGTGGCAAACGCAAGCGGTGAGTCttcatttgtattatttatttttgtttttgttggtgttgtttttGATATGACGGGAACAATAGATGGTGCTGATTAGCAATCAATTGATCgatgacaaaacaaaatttgatgacaattgattttgatttttatattgcgTATTGCCCCATTGAAACAAAGGAAATTGTTAATGTTTGTATGTCAACTGTGCCATTTTCATAGATAATTTACATAAACTGTGCAACTCCTTCATTCAAAATTGGCGCGACTTGCCAATTTATCGATAAGATAACCTAACCTAATTGACGAAAGAGATGGCAAGGTCACCGGAAATGTTCCGTTTtgttaaaaaatgaaaacctCAAGGTCCCAAGTGCTGCGACCCACTAAAATTGTTATCAGCCTTCGTCAGCATCACATTTGTGTACTTTATAAGAATAgtgataataatattaacattattattaatgtaatAGATAACAAAGCGTGGGCCACCAAGGCGAATGCCCTTCACCTTTTTCTTCAAGCTTCAAAACTTAAACTAATGATTACACAAAACATCATTAAGGCAACGCAATgctaacaaaacacaacaaatgacgatgacgaaagggaaaatgttgaaacgctttagtataatataatcTTCATGAATGCGTTTGAGCGTTATagtattaactttaattattcGAAATGAATAGTTCAAACAACGAATAGTGTTATCTAGGGCATTATAATGTATTACTAGAGCTTTTATTTCAatcatataacatatactaGCAAGTTTAGGAGGTTTGTCTTTTATGGCGTGTCTATATAATCATTAGAGTGATTCACTTGAAATGAGGGTGAAAGTGGCGACTTGCAAAAAAAACTAGGGTGAATTACCTTGATAGGCGCTCCCATTTGATTGATTGCTAGTTGTTTAGGCAAAAAATCTGTATGAAAGCAAAGAGCATGGAACTTTAAGAGAAACGCATTACGGTGactatatatagtagatgCTTTCCCTTATATCTCAAGGGAATGGGACGAAGTAGTCGTGTAGTCGATCCACTTGAAAGCGTCCGAAGATTTACATGAGGCAGAGCCACAGAGCCCAGGAACAAAAAATAGACAGGCACACGGAAAAAGTCATCTTAAAGTGATTATTTTGACATGTCATAAAGAAGATTTTCCCGAGTGCAACAAGAGAAactatttttggcatttgtcaGGCGGTCACGGTACGTACGCTGTTACTTATATGGCCGGAAAATGCGGAAgctgcaacaaatttaaattccaaatttaGATGCAGAAGTAGAATGTATTTGTACCCCCGAAAAGAAGTTCTATGTTACATTAAAGATacatttgttgtatattaGCTTTGGGGAACCTTCGTACTAGCTGAAGGACGAACTGCGGTTTAAACACCCATGCTAAATAACCTTGACAACTTCCattgcacacatacacaggcTGAGAGGCCACAACTCGGTCAAGTTTAGGCTAAAGTGCGTCTGTGTGCGTGAATATTTGGCAGCTTGGCATGACGCTAAAAGCTCAAGGTCTCGTGTCTCACTTTTATCAGCTCAACTTCCTAACTCAAATCGATTTTTAATCGACGTCATGCTTAGTGCAAGCAGCTTAATtaagatatacatatagtaaatTATATTGGAAGAAAGATTCTagtaaaatgttaatttttgaTATGTTACTAAAATTTTAGttgcattatttaatactaGGAATCTTCTGAAACTTAagtcatttcttttatttttttaatatttgagtGAGTTTGAACAAAAAACTCACGCAAAGCTTACAGCTTTCAATTGagattcttaaaatatttacatgttCAGGAAATGTCGTTCAAGCATAACCtcaattgtaaattgcataatggaaattattacatataatacatatgtaattagGAAATGCCACTTGATTTTTAGGTGGAAACCTCATAACTGTGTTaagtgttgtttttatttgaagtattccaattaaaaatgcaattgtcGAATTGCCGATTGCacgaaaaaaatcataattaaaaattcaaataaccgaaaaaaatcaaattgcatgaaaaaaaaaaacaaatcagagTGCATTACGTGGACGCGGACGTGGATGTGGAGTGTGGATTGTGAATATGGACCCACTTTCACTGCACTCACCACTGAACATTTGTTGGCCTTTTGAATCGACTCTcagtttctttatttctttatacaCTTTCAAAAGTCGGGTGCAGCCAATGGAAATGCGTTCAAATCCATTTCGTACACTAGACAACATGGTAAAGCGATGACAAGGCACAAATGAAACTCTTTTTTTAAACTCGGCAAAAACAAATCTAAGCTCTCCATCTGCATTTTATCAGAATTAAGATATACATATCTAAGTTTCGTTCCAAAGCAATCTCACGAGTAATAGTTGTACATTATGCACAATCTATGATTTTGCTGGACAGTGTAGTGTGCGCATTAATCATTGCTATCTACAGCACTCGCTTTTTATAgtgcttttttctttctttcgctcGTTATAATAATTGACTTATTTGTTCCATGGTGTGGCACTATGAACCGCACTCTAATGGAACTTGCAAAACGTTGTTAGCTCTCGAAGAAACTCCCAAATATCGCTGGTCTATTTATAATGCCCATTGAGAGAGCGACAGCGACATGTGATAGCTTCCAACTTCCTACTAAAATTAGACTGTAGAAGAAGTCGACTCGAGTTGACTCCACGCCGTTCCTCCACTAGACCGAATCACAATAATTTATGTCGAAAAGGTCTTAAAAATAGAGAAGCGAATTGCAGTCGCCTGATCCCCAGATCCCGGTACCCAGTACCCAGCACCCAGCACCAAGTACCAAGTTCCCAGCTGCCCGTTGCGATCCCATTGCATTTTGTCTAATTTGCCTGAAAGAAAGGTAAACGAACGCTTGATGATGACGTCGTTGACTGATTTATATATGAATCACGTGGTCGTCGGCCCCCTCCAACAATCACGCTAccttgctctctttctctctctttttctgtgTCTCCATCTCTATGCTTGGCTGGTTCAAATTTGGAGCTGGAGTCGAGTCTGTTGACTGAGCAgcaaacaattacaatttctttGTTTCAGCTGCTATTATTATACTACAGTCAGGAGGTGGGGCCTTGAGAGCTTGCACTTTCTTCACTCGCTGCGCGCGAATTGtaaatcagttttttttttcttaaatagaACTAGGGGTCATTTGGGAGACAGCTCTTTTTACGAAAAGGGTTTTATGTTATAGAGCTCAATTGTTTTGCCATCGATTTAGACTTATTTAAGAAACGTTTATCAAagttttattgtaaatttggTAAAATAATTTTGCTTTGTTATCGAAAAGATCGTAATAGCTAGTCGCTGCTATCCTCATCACAGAGAACTTTGAATAAATAGTCAGCATCAACATCCGATAGTTCCGTTTCCTTTTCCATTTCTAGCATTTCCGACATATCATCATAGTGCGATGGCGCAAAATAATGCGCGTTGTATCTTCTTATGCAACGCATCCTTACACCGGCATCAAGAAAAGATTCCACGTTTCGCTTAAACTCATGTATCTTTCTATCTGAGCCTTCGAGGTGTATGTTGCAAGCGTCGAGGAGTTCATCAATTGAGACCGGTTGGTTCAATTTCCTAAGATACTTGGCCATTTGTTTAGTCGCTTCCTTTACGAATTCTCGGcaattcattattaaaatgttattaaaattactgaacttaataatttggtaaaagcaaataaaattagtatGATGTTGACtagaataaatatgaaaatttaaaacaagtatGCTAACAAAAAACGTACAGTTAACTagatattgaaataaaagttaaCTTTGCTCAATACAAGTACAAAAAAGTATCACAAGGGTAAAAAATGTAGACGACGGAACTTCAATTAAAAGTCAATTTCAGCAAACTTTGAATAAATTGCAACTCGCAGAGAcaactgacacacacacacacactcacacacacacacaaactcattCACATAGACCTACTCGGAGAGCGAGAAATTGACCCAGTTTGGtcgaaaattgaaatgcagtCGCCGAAGGACATGTCCTCGTCCTGGTTGGCCAACAATTTCAGCCGCATTCTAAATATGGTCAAGGCATATCGACCTATTGGCCAGTCAACTGCAGCTAGTTAGCCCAATTAACTAACTTAGAGACAGCTCTTAGAATGCTCAAATGTAACTCGTGACTAAATTGAGAGTAAGCTCTGTGGACCTGAGAATTTCTCGGAAGTTATcaagataataaaatatgttatttgtAGTGAATTCTAAAGTAAAGTAGGTCAGTTGAATTGCCATTGCTTTCTTAGAACTAGAATGAGTAAATCTGAAGGCTGCTAAGAGACCTGTCTATAGAGATGATTCCTGAACATAGCTAAAACAAATAGTTGTgtagttaaaaaatataagaattcTTTAAACATTAATGttcaaataacatttttgaTAAATGAAACAATTCGTATAACTAATAAttcaacttcaatttaaaaaatgttgttgtgcCATCAAACATTGGGAAATAACCCTttctgcatattttttttataccctaaTTTGTTAGCTAACATTTGATATACCCCACTGTCCAAGTTCATGAATGCAGGGTATCGTAATCCGTTATTATTGCTTTGATAATAGTTGTCTCTTTTTTCAACTCGTGTAATTGCAGTTGTGCAAGTTGCAATgggtacaaaaaaaatacaaatcttGTAATTGAAGGAAACACGACAATCTTAGTCTCAGCATCACTTCAAATCCCCTCTATTCACTTCGTACCTGCCGTGTGAATCGCTTAATTTAATAAACGAgtctcacacacatgcaacagctgctggAAAAGTCGACAAAGCTTCCGCCTCTTAAAAAGCGGTTGAcgaatctttaaaataaagcaaataaacaaaaaacaaacacgaaataaaaatttgagaaaaaaaactttaaagttgTTCAACTGGTAAAATTGTTGGCCAGTGGCAATGGTTGCTTTGTGGGAGGGGGAGAGAAGGTTGTTTGAGAGGCCAATTGCATTCACTTCCGAATTGTGGCTCAGGCCAATTATACCCTGCTAATACACTAAGAGAGGACACTTCCGACGGCTCAAAGTATTCGGGTACAATCTCGTTTTCGCCGTTTGGGATTAAAGagattaaatcattttttgtcATCAAAAGAGTGATGAGCTATTTGTTTCCTGAAATATCTTAAAATAGTTCAGACACAGAAAATGTTTAGAGGTAGTAAAAGTTGTTGGAATAATATTGAAACCTTCACTGAAGGGCAGTTTTAGTAAAAGGTTTtccttaattttatttttaaataatttggtcattatttataatattaaatattattaaaatacctCTTTCAATACCTGAAAGATTattcatacatttatttcaatttattacaGTCATAGCTCTGAGGGCAGCATCTCAGACCTGGGCATCAGTGGCGAGGGAGAGAACGACGAGGTGGGATGCATGCCACCGCATTATCACATCACGATACGCTGCACACGAGAAATTGCAGGTTTCAATGGGTTAACCGAGGCAGTGAAGCGTCTTGACTTCCGTCGCTCGGTGCGTGATCGCAAGCGCTTCCATTACATCTGTGCGTTCCTGCTGCTCGTCTCCAACAAGGGCATTGCCAGTCTGCCAGGCAGTGCACAGCGTCAGTTGCTCCAAATGGTGGAGGAGGTGGCCTCACATGGTGAGTAACCAAGGGGGAACTCTATGctgtaattataattaatcgTTTTCCCCTATCGACAGTTAATGACAGTCAGCAGCATCCGAATGTGCTGCGTGGATTGGCATTGAAGCTGGAGCACATTGTCAACCAGGAGAACCAAAAGTGCTGGGGCAAGCCGCTAGGCAGCACCTATCTGTGGCAGGAGCATGTGGCCCGGATTAAGCGCATTCAACGCGTCGCCAGTCAGATTGAAATCCGCGAGCCCGATCCAAAGGCAACGCCTAAGCTGCACGAGCTGCCCGAGGAGTGTGTGCGCGAGATCATTTTGTGCATTGCCGATCATCGGGATCTGGAGTCGGCTGCCGAGGCCTGGGAGACAATGGCCAAGCTGGTGTCGGAGCAACGCA
This is a stretch of genomic DNA from Drosophila albomicans strain 15112-1751.03 chromosome 3, ASM965048v2, whole genome shotgun sequence. It encodes these proteins:
- the LOC117569498 gene encoding cytochrome c oxidase assembly factor 3, mitochondrial produces the protein MSASDQAPKIKYGESAPKLDRAQLQFMKLIEEQNLDRVQKLKRVRRNNLLTAGALGLSVVAIYGYSIFSVQQEKFLDDFEEPKKVTTN
- the LOC117568039 gene encoding F-box only protein 25 — its product is MAFISKDFRSPGEAWVKTEEGWERKKVLECGGKRKRHSSEGSISDLGISGEGENDEVGCMPPHYHITIRCTREIAGFNGLTEAVKRLDFRRSVRDRKRFHYICAFLLLVSNKGIASLPGSAQRQLLQMVEEVASHVNDSQQHPNVLRGLALKLEHIVNQENQKCWGKPLGSTYLWQEHVARIKRIQRVASQIEIREPDPKATPKLHELPEECVREIILCIADHRDLESAAEAWETMAKLVSEQRIWRELTRFHFNQRQINTILDLDKIKQMGETKDWKQIYHQLRRTYGVNDDYQFAEVLALCRSCCCLFWPSDGHPCIVDQSPDYKQRVEEAGGQLALAQPVPPAQFLKYFSL
- the LOC117569497 gene encoding uncharacterized protein LOC117569497 translates to MQTLASITVLLLIAALIHEGAAIWCYRCTSATPGCAEKFNWRGIGFLGEQCPESDDICVKLTERRGTQETITRDCLSALKFRRDIPADKYEGCRPASQDLILANYVNHTIKEHDVKRDYFTDTTYCFCFLDHRCNGVSGLKSSLLASVAALLLVIFSTFQSN
- the LOC117569496 gene encoding dimethyladenosine transferase 1, mitochondrial, producing MSQAAARILNSGVRLPPLPTIRELVKLYKLQAMKQLSQNFLMDERLTDKIVKSAGRIDPRDIVLEVGPGPGGITRSILRRQPQRLMLVEKDERFTGTLQLLKECARPLDLQMDIYYEDILRFNIEQHVPDTEQRIHLIGNLPFAISTRLLINWYADVAARRGAFRRNDTCMTLTFQKEVAERICADLGSEQRSRLSIMSQIWTEPVLKFIIPGKAFVPKPQVDVGVVKLIPLKQPKTELPFALVERVVRHIFSMRQKYCRRGYSTLFPPEMREETTNKLFEQADVVDTLRPFELSVAECLRLAEVYAEHLESHPEVATYDYRGPKQPPKCLD